In the genome of Nocardioides sp. NBC_00368, the window CACAGGCTGCATACGAGAGATCGTGACCCCCGACATGAGTCAGCGCACCATCTGGGAGGAAGGACGCGAGTCCGGCCGCCATGTCGTCGCGCTCGGATCCGCCACCTCGCTGACCGTGACCTTCGTCGATCTGCTCATCGACGACCAGATCGGCCTCCTCTTCGACTTCACCTTCGTGGCGATCGCGCTGACGCTCGCACTCATCGTCAGGCCCAGCGACTTCTTCGTGGTCGGCGTGCTGCCACCGCTGATCATGCTCGGCATCTTCATCCTGCTGGCCGCGACCCAGCCCGGATCGATCGCCGATGCCCAGGACGGCTTCGTCCAAGCCGTGGTCAGCGGCCTCGGACACCACGCGATCAGCCTCTTCGTCGGCTACGCCCTGTGCCTGGGCTGCCTGGTGATGCGCCGCCGGGTCCTACGCCAGCGCAGCGAGACCCGCGACGAGGTCGAGCGCGAGCGCGCCCTGGCCTCCTGAGCCCGGTCCTCAGTCCAGAGCCAGGAAGCCGGACACGTCTCCAGCGCCTTCGCGGATGACCTCGGGCTGACCGTCGGACCAGTCGATCACCGTGGTCGGCTCGGCCGGGGTCTCGCCGGCCTCGATCACGATGTCGACCTGGTGGTCGAGCGCCTCCTTGACGTTCCAGCCGAAGACCTCCGGCTCGCTCTCGCCGGGCAGGATCAGCGTCGAGGACAGCAGCGGCTCACCGAGCTCCTCGAGCAGCGCCTGCACGACGGCATGGTCGGGGATGCGTACGCCGACGGTCTTCTTCTTCGGGTGCATCAGCCGGCGCGGCACCTCCGGGGTGGCCGGGAGGATGAAGGTGTAGGGCCCCGGCGTCGCGTGCTTGATCGCCCGGAAGGCGCTGTTGTCGACGTGGACCATCGTGCCGAGCTGCGCGAAGTCCTTGCAGATCAGCGTGAAGTGGTGCCGGTCGTCGAGGCCGCGGATCCGCAGGATCCGGTCGCGGCCGTCCTTGTTGCCGATCCGGGATCCGAGCGCGTAGCCGGAATCGGTCGGGTACGCGATCAGCTGGTCCTCCCGCAGGGCGTCGACGACCTGGCTGATCAGACGGGGCTGCGGGTTGTCAGGGTGTACGTCGAGAAATCGGGCCACCCCTCGACCCTAACGCCCTTGGGCGGGGCTGGTTCAACCCCTTGCGGCAGCCGCCTTGAGATCCTTGCGGAGCTCGGTGGGCAGCGCGAAGATCAACGACTCCTCGGCGCTCTTGTGCGCCGTGGCGTCGGGGAAGCCCCGGTCCTTGAGGAATCCGACGACGCCCTCGACCAGCTTCTCCGGGACGCTGGCCCCGGAAGTGACCGAGACGCTGCGTACGCCCTCGAGCCAGGACTCGTCGATCTCAGTGGCGTCGTCGACGCGGTAGGCCGCCTTGGCGCCCGCCTCGAGGGCGACCTCGACCAGGCGCACCGAGTTGGAGGAGTTGCCGGAGCCCACGACGATGACCAGGTCGCTGGCGGCGCCGATCTCCTTGACCGCCTGCTGGCGGTTCTGGGTGGCGTAGCAGATGTCGTCGCTGGGCGGGTCGAGCAGCTCGGGGAACTTCGCTCGGAGCGCGGCGACGGTCTCCATGGTCTCGTCGACCGAGAGCGTGGTCTGGGAGAGCCAGACGACCTTGGAGGGATCCGGAACCTCGATGCCGGGTACGTCGCCGGGGCCCTCGACGAGCGTGGTCGCCTCCGGCGCCTCGCCCATGGTGCCCTCGACCTCCTCGTGACCGGCGTGACCGATCAGCAGGATGCTGTAGCCCTCGCGCGCGAACCGCTTGGCCTCGAGGTGGACCTTGGTGACCAGGGGGCAGGTCGCGTCGATCGTCTTCAGCTCACGCACGGCGGCATCGGCGTGGACCGCCGGCGAGACACCGTGGGCTGAGAAGACGACGGTCGCACCGGAGGGCACCTCGTCGAGCTCGTTGACGAACACGGCACCGCGGTTGCGGAGGTCGTCGACGACGTGCTTGTTGTGGACGATCTCCTTGCGCACGTAGACCGGCGCGCCGTAGAGGTCCAGGGCCTCTTCCACGGTGATCACGGCCCGATCCACCCCGGCGCAGTAGCCGCGCGGCTCGGCGAGAAGGACGGCCTTCTCGTCGTCGGTGATCAGGCGTGGGGTGCCGAGGTCGATGCTCATGCGGACCAGTCTAGAGACCCGGTGCACGCATGCCGACTCGGCGCGTCAGTCCCACACCACGACACCGACCCGGCGCTCTGAGGCGGGACAGACGCGCCGAGTGGGCATGCGTGTGTGGGACAAACGGGCCGAGTGGGCGGGCACTAGGGTGGCGGCATGGC includes:
- a CDS encoding DUF6542 domain-containing protein, whose amino-acid sequence is MSQRTIWEEGRESGRHVVALGSATSLTVTFVDLLIDDQIGLLFDFTFVAIALTLALIVRPSDFFVVGVLPPLIMLGIFILLAATQPGSIADAQDGFVQAVVSGLGHHAISLFVGYALCLGCLVMRRRVLRQRSETRDEVERERALAS
- a CDS encoding L-threonylcarbamoyladenylate synthase: MARFLDVHPDNPQPRLISQVVDALREDQLIAYPTDSGYALGSRIGNKDGRDRILRIRGLDDRHHFTLICKDFAQLGTMVHVDNSAFRAIKHATPGPYTFILPATPEVPRRLMHPKKKTVGVRIPDHAVVQALLEELGEPLLSSTLILPGESEPEVFGWNVKEALDHQVDIVIEAGETPAEPTTVIDWSDGQPEVIREGAGDVSGFLALD
- a CDS encoding 4-hydroxy-3-methylbut-2-enyl diphosphate reductase; the protein is MSIDLGTPRLITDDEKAVLLAEPRGYCAGVDRAVITVEEALDLYGAPVYVRKEIVHNKHVVDDLRNRGAVFVNELDEVPSGATVVFSAHGVSPAVHADAAVRELKTIDATCPLVTKVHLEAKRFAREGYSILLIGHAGHEEVEGTMGEAPEATTLVEGPGDVPGIEVPDPSKVVWLSQTTLSVDETMETVAALRAKFPELLDPPSDDICYATQNRQQAVKEIGAASDLVIVVGSGNSSNSVRLVEVALEAGAKAAYRVDDATEIDESWLEGVRSVSVTSGASVPEKLVEGVVGFLKDRGFPDATAHKSAEESLIFALPTELRKDLKAAAARG